The following DNA comes from Metopolophium dirhodum isolate CAU chromosome 8, ASM1992520v1, whole genome shotgun sequence.
tgagtttttcaaataattttaaattgagacTTTGCTGTGGTTAAAATAACCCTAAGATACGGGGTTCGCCACGGAACAATGGcgattattaagtataaaaataaaaaaaaacgttcacaGCAAGGAATCAAATTCGTAACCGTGTGATAAATCTCATATTGCTAACCAAATTCCTTAACCTACCTAACTAAACGGGACTGTGTATGAATTGgtaaaaaatgtactaattatAGGTAAAGGAATATTGGGTTATTGTAAGCGAATATAGGTAAGACGTACCTTtggcggcgtcgcggaagtaatgcggAAGCAATTCCCGCTGGGCCGTCGGtttcaaactgaaaaaaaaaaaaggtaagacGTACCTACACTTTGTGTTAAgggaaaaagtataaaaatcaaTGCTTTTATTACTACAGTAagctgaattaatttttgccgataacattgtatttaaaaatgtcattgtatatgtaaaaaatataataatataattaaaaatgttcaagtacccacgaagaatattttttaattatatcgaAATAACTATAGTACGGGCCATGAAAACGTGAGGGTGATTCTAGCgcctcccccctcccccccccccccccccgaggaccatacaataatattgttatattcttcgtttaatatctattatttttagtaactaAAAAGACTGTCTAGTAAtagaaatgattaaaaaaaaattctttcaatatagtaggtaggttagAAAGTTTTTCGAAAATCATTAAATGGTGATATACCTGCTTTaccttatatacctaataccagGTAATAGGCAAAAACTGCCTATATAGAGGCAAAACcgtaaattaaacttttattaaagTAGCTAGTATTACGACTTGACAAATTCACGGAAATATGACGTAGTAGTGTGCCCCTTGACAGTGAAGTatgcataaaattatttacgatAGCGTTCTAcctattgttgttatttatttatgcatgTTCCACAATCCCTCAATTCTTAGAAATTCCGAATCAATTTTTACCGTGCCTAGAAGACttgaactgtataataataaattacgatgGCCAATAATACATAGAATTTAGAAccacctatactataatattataatggccaACGGTATATTTTCTTTATAGGAACGCTATCTACAACGTTTCTCtgcactatacattataatttttttttttttttattgggtaacccgcggcaacataggccattgggtgtgagggagggcactgtaggtttttaaattgggtaggttggtacacgtgtgtgttgtgttttggcagaatttctaatggggcacccgtaggtttctgccgtgccccgggtggggggatggcggcacttgttctccggacaccgtgacttgcacggagaaaaatgccgcccggtggtcgaggatcgaacctggaccggctgtgccgaatccgtcgcgttagaccgctcggccacctcgtccccctatatttttttataaattgtccaATTggtcgattataataattattctaacagTTGcacatgtattttaaatacgcaTGCAGGCCACAATGTTAACTATAGCTTATAGGTAAAGGTTCAACTAGAGACATTTTTCTGGGGGGGGAGGGGCTAGAATTGTATCAGCAGCATAGAccctaataatttatattttaaactaaaatatgatcAAAAAACTGGTTATGTGGCTAATTTTCCCTCTAATTGCGCCTATGGTAGTAAACGacgttctatatttttttaaagttaaggaCTGTAGTGCCATAAGTATGCTATAACTACCTTGCAATAacaataaacgtaattattggaaatgtataaaatgtttattcatcgaataatattgtgcatggtatattataaaatataatacgtaaatataaacataatacccTCAATTTGTGTACGATTTTGGAATAATTATACAacgtttaaaactaatattcgagaacgtattaatattatgtaaatcgatgactaatacctatactattatgtaggtatataaattatatgaataatactaacatgtacactgtacagtgcACTGTGTGTACCTACTGtagataatatacctatacaatacctatacattttctatgtttAACATTAGATATTTCTATCTGATTTGCTTTACATACATCAAGCACATTATTATACAGTCTGGAATATTCATCTTCATCGCTTCTTAGACTTATTAAACTTGTCTTTAATGCTTGAACAATTGTTACAGcagataacaaatttaaatcggGAGTCTGTAATTTAGCACTCACTATTTGAATTTGAGCCAAAAGAGGTTTCATCACATATAACGCAAagataaagttataacttttcatttggtatattattccATTTGCTTTTACTCTGACATCAGGTTGTGTTGTTGTTTCAGAAATCTCTTCAAGACAGTGTAACagagaattataattattttttaatgctgaAACTGCTTTGGATCGACAAGCCCATCTTGTAGTCGACAGAGACTTAAgtgttttcaatttaatatttgtttttttgacaATACGTTCCAAGGTTTACTAGGACTTTCTTCTATGAAGCTATATATTAATTGGACATacccaaaaaaatcaaatatcatTCGATTTTTATTACCCAAACAATCAACCAATACCAAATTCAAACAATGCCCATAACAGTGAACATATGAGATGTTTGGATTAAGTTCTTTAACTTTTGCTTGTACACCATTAAATTTCCCTGACATTGCAGATGCTTCGTCAAAACAAACTGCTATCACTGACTTCcattcaatgtttaaattagagATTTGGATTGATAAGCTATTGAATATAGCTTCAGAAGTAACAGAAAGTAGACGCCGGAGGCCAATGAAATGTTCCATTGGTTGGCACTTTTCTTCATCAAAGTATCGTATTATCACTGACATTTGTTCATGATGCCCTACATCTAAAGTCTCATCAGCCATGATAGATACTgtccgattttttattttttattgaattatacgtttcataacattatttatgcatattaataaGTCATTTTGTATACGGTTGCTTAAATATTTTGCATTAAGAGCACCTTTTTCTAAATGATTTGCCAatacattatcatattttttcaaaacatctataaaatccaaaaataatcCTTTAGATACAGCAGACATATTCTCATGATGACCTCTAAAAGGTTTCCCACTTTTTGCCAAACAATGTGTTACATCAATCAATCGGCGCATTATACTTAGATTATGTTggcgttgtttttatttttggctAATTAATAATGTCTTACAGTGGCGcctaagtataaaattaaatgtatggcaAGGATCTCCGACAACCACCCACCTCACCCCACAAAACccactaaaaaatttgaaacccCCTCACAGTCTCACAAACAATTTTCCATccacttttgttttatttttgatcagaTTTCTCCTTTTTTCAACCAatacgtatgtaataatattaaaataataattaattacctgcAACGGCTGCAACGatagtacaaaatacaaaaatataaacaaaatgcaaccttttatattatattataatattatgtatacaatattaatattgttattactctcGATGggcaatattacttaataatttgtgatcctattcctattaattttcataattttattctcCTATGAACCCAACCCCCagctaaatgtttatatgtatggcAGCTGCCATACATAAACATGTACTTCGGCGCCACTGATGTCTTACAATCATCAAGAACAGTGTTAAtagatttatcatttaaaaaatcactATGTGCTTTTACATTATGACTatgattttttgtgttttgatgCATTTTAAGgcattaaaaaatatggttataagtttataacatttgatttattaagagaaaataatgatttttagtaaaagttagtaggtattttaatttaaaatttaaatttttaacactgatgtaagtttaaataaaataatttagaaacaaATTTAGTGTTATTCATTTCATAAACGTTCATTTGTATacataatctaaataaatatttaacaatacat
Coding sequences within:
- the LOC132951337 gene encoding uncharacterized protein LOC132951337, which encodes MRRLIDVTHCLAKSGKPFRGHHENMSAVSKGLFLDFIDVLKKYDNVLANHLEKGALNAKYLSNLSIMADETLDVGHHEQMSVIIRYFDEEKCQPMEHFIGLRRLLSVTSEAIFNSLSIQISNLNIEWKSVIAVCFDEASAMSGKFNGVQAKVKELNPNISYVHCYGHCLNLVLVDCLEISETTTQPDVRVKANGIIYQMKSYNFIFALYVMKPLLAQIQIVSAKLQTPDLNLLSAVTIVQALKTSLISLRSDEDEYSRLYNNVLDVCKANQIEISNVKHRKCIGIV